One genomic window of Polyangium aurulentum includes the following:
- a CDS encoding DUF2169 family type VI secretion system accessory protein, translated as MAKIAFALDGVTALPGATAAAFAWRTRGRLEVTVLVKATFAFAPDGEMRPVEPQEVLFAEVYHRGGQGRMVRFASDRAPYLPRAEVVFTGHAHAPPGAAVASMPVRITIYDGDSLVLDKALLVQDEAPFERMPIIYERAPAGPDMQENPFGVAPGSPHAPNILDPRDPSRSAGFGPIARAWPSRRRLLGDTPREALEGPIQEIPDHFNWSYFQSAPLDQQVDHLRGGEWIVLQGLHPERQQLRTRLPEARGAARVYGLSAFGVAEGQSLDLQADTLRIDGDEQRCTVVFRRSFPVPSEAAFASLRIVAGVELPGAPLAWPSHPAPPRQGVEFATLALVDDAASAPAPLEATPFRPGLAPEVLVKSADPPLIKPDTGTLALGPEATLELVSTLPLASQTLAVPPAEEELLKHRPSLPFESARSTGAAAVISMLGPERLQEHIDTGTLALPEEEEEQRQEEEPRPPEPSEPPSPEPPRAEEPRASVQEVIVTAEEPPAEPAPPVEKPRPVVISMPPAASPALKANLYKRFDRNER; from the coding sequence ATGGCAAAAATCGCATTCGCGCTCGACGGGGTGACCGCGCTGCCCGGCGCGACGGCCGCGGCTTTCGCCTGGCGGACGCGGGGACGGCTCGAGGTGACGGTCCTCGTCAAAGCGACATTCGCGTTCGCCCCGGACGGGGAAATGCGGCCCGTGGAGCCGCAGGAGGTCCTGTTCGCGGAGGTGTATCATCGGGGGGGGCAGGGGAGGATGGTTCGCTTTGCGAGCGATCGGGCGCCCTACCTCCCGCGGGCGGAGGTGGTCTTCACGGGCCACGCCCATGCGCCCCCCGGCGCGGCCGTGGCCTCGATGCCCGTGCGCATCACGATTTACGACGGCGACAGCCTCGTGCTCGATAAAGCGCTCCTCGTGCAGGACGAGGCGCCGTTCGAGCGAATGCCCATCATTTACGAGCGGGCGCCCGCTGGCCCCGACATGCAGGAGAACCCCTTCGGCGTCGCGCCTGGAAGCCCCCACGCGCCGAACATCCTCGATCCTCGGGATCCCTCCCGCTCGGCTGGTTTCGGCCCCATCGCGCGCGCGTGGCCCTCGCGCAGGCGGCTGCTCGGGGATACGCCGCGCGAGGCGCTCGAAGGACCGATCCAGGAGATACCCGACCATTTCAACTGGTCGTATTTCCAGTCGGCGCCGCTCGATCAGCAGGTGGATCATCTGCGCGGCGGCGAATGGATCGTGCTCCAGGGTCTGCACCCGGAGCGACAGCAACTGCGGACGCGGCTGCCCGAGGCGCGGGGCGCCGCGCGTGTGTATGGCCTTTCCGCGTTCGGCGTGGCGGAGGGGCAGTCCCTCGATTTGCAGGCCGACACCCTGCGCATCGACGGCGACGAGCAGCGCTGCACCGTGGTGTTCCGGCGCAGCTTCCCCGTCCCGAGCGAGGCCGCGTTCGCGTCCTTGCGCATCGTCGCCGGCGTCGAGCTCCCCGGCGCGCCGCTCGCGTGGCCGTCACACCCCGCGCCCCCCCGCCAAGGCGTGGAATTCGCGACGCTGGCGCTCGTGGACGATGCGGCGAGCGCGCCCGCGCCGCTCGAGGCGACGCCATTTCGTCCGGGGCTCGCGCCCGAGGTCCTTGTGAAGAGCGCGGACCCGCCCTTGATCAAGCCCGATACAGGGACGCTCGCGCTCGGGCCCGAGGCGACGCTGGAACTCGTTTCCACCCTGCCGCTCGCGTCGCAAACCTTGGCCGTGCCGCCAGCCGAGGAGGAGCTTTTGAAGCACCGCCCCTCGCTGCCGTTCGAGTCGGCGCGCTCCACCGGCGCGGCCGCGGTGATTTCCATGCTGGGACCCGAGCGATTGCAGGAGCACATCGACACGGGGACGCTCGCGCTCCCGGAGGAAGAGGAAGAACAACGACAAGAGGAAGAGCCGCGCCCCCCCGAGCCGAGCGAGCCGCCGTCTCCCGAGCCCCCGCGCGCGGAGGAGCCCCGCGCGAGCGTGCAGGAGGTCATCGTGACCGCGGAAGAGCCCCCGGCCGAGCCTGCGCCCCCTGTCGAAAAGCCGCGCCCGGTCGTGATCAGCATGCCGCCGGCGGCGTCTCCGGCATTGAAAGCGAACCTTTACAAGCGTTTCGACCGCAACGAGCGTTGA
- a CDS encoding patatin-like phospholipase family protein codes for MTQPDQQGQGVGAKTAALFVEGGGLRGAFSAGVLAELAKAEGPRFDDVVAVSSGAPTAAYMVAGQIDDGLRIWENHTHGDQLISPRNWLRASPLMDIDRLVGVFERTVPLEASRLHEARQRLWIVVTNCHTGRAEYVQATPANTLGLLKATMAIPIAYGRVVPVDGVPYIDGGVADAIPVRRTIAMKRDLTVAVLTRPRGYRRKNSPAVTYFMGRTYPGYPEIGRTLSARWKTSNEALDLIDDMERAGEISVIRPAAPLPAGRLSTRREDILATIEAGREAARRWIREHRARQPS; via the coding sequence ATGACCCAGCCAGACCAGCAGGGCCAAGGGGTGGGGGCGAAGACGGCCGCCCTCTTCGTGGAGGGCGGCGGCCTGCGGGGCGCTTTCAGCGCAGGGGTGCTCGCCGAGCTCGCCAAGGCCGAGGGGCCGCGCTTCGATGACGTCGTCGCCGTGTCCTCGGGCGCTCCCACGGCGGCGTACATGGTCGCGGGGCAGATCGACGACGGCCTGCGGATCTGGGAAAACCATACGCACGGCGACCAGCTCATCTCACCGCGCAACTGGCTGCGCGCCTCGCCGCTCATGGATATCGATCGGCTCGTCGGCGTCTTCGAGCGCACGGTGCCGCTCGAAGCCTCGCGCCTCCACGAGGCCCGCCAGCGCCTGTGGATCGTGGTCACCAACTGCCACACCGGGAGGGCCGAGTACGTGCAGGCCACGCCCGCGAATACGCTCGGGCTGCTCAAAGCCACCATGGCCATCCCGATCGCGTATGGCAGGGTCGTGCCGGTCGACGGCGTGCCGTACATCGACGGCGGCGTCGCCGACGCCATCCCCGTGCGAAGGACGATCGCGATGAAGCGCGATCTCACGGTCGCCGTGCTCACCCGGCCCCGCGGCTATCGCCGCAAGAACAGCCCCGCGGTCACGTATTTCATGGGCCGCACCTACCCGGGCTACCCCGAGATCGGCCGCACGCTCTCGGCCCGCTGGAAGACGTCGAACGAAGCGCTCGACCTCATCGACGACATGGAACGAGCGGGCGAGATCTCGGTGATTCGCCCCGCCGCGCCGCTGCCCGCGGGCAGGCTCAGCACGCGCCGCGAGGACATCCTCGCCACCATCGAGGCCGGGCGCGAGGCCGCGCGGCGCTGGATTCGAGAGCATCGGGCCCGTCAGCCTTCCTGA
- a CDS encoding esterase/lipase family protein: MRSNLERVIGVLNGAVGDYLQRTGNGLATPMQLVLGGKPVELSRGALAAAYPKATGRVAVLVHGLMCVESVWNMPGGETYGSLLARDLGYTPVYLRYNSGLHISENGEGLDALLGRLVNAYPVPVEELLLIGHSMGGLVLRSATHAASEEARSWLSLVRRAFYIGTPHLGAPLERFGNLVSWTLQKVGNPYTTLIADIMNLRSSGVKDLRFASLRREDWDGADADALLMNRRHPVPLLPQIRHHLIAGTVSADPRLSLLFGDALVAVASATGRAKPKHRCSPFPQEHVRIMAGMDHMRIARAPEVYAQIRAWCEEAG; the protein is encoded by the coding sequence ATGCGAAGCAACCTGGAGCGGGTGATCGGCGTGCTCAACGGAGCCGTCGGCGATTATTTGCAGCGCACCGGCAATGGCCTCGCCACGCCGATGCAGCTCGTGCTAGGCGGTAAACCCGTCGAGCTGTCGCGCGGGGCGCTCGCGGCCGCCTACCCCAAGGCGACGGGCCGCGTCGCGGTGCTCGTGCACGGCCTGATGTGCGTCGAGAGCGTCTGGAACATGCCCGGCGGCGAGACGTACGGCTCGCTCCTCGCCCGCGATCTCGGCTATACGCCGGTGTACCTCCGCTACAATAGCGGGCTGCACATCTCCGAGAACGGCGAGGGGCTCGACGCGCTCCTCGGGCGCCTCGTCAATGCGTATCCCGTCCCCGTCGAGGAGCTATTGCTCATCGGCCACAGCATGGGCGGCCTCGTCCTGCGCAGCGCGACCCACGCCGCGAGCGAGGAGGCGCGGAGCTGGCTCTCCCTCGTGAGGCGCGCGTTCTACATCGGCACGCCCCACCTCGGCGCCCCGCTCGAGCGATTCGGCAATCTGGTCTCCTGGACACTGCAGAAGGTCGGCAATCCGTACACGACGCTGATCGCCGACATCATGAACCTGCGCAGCAGCGGGGTGAAGGACCTGCGCTTCGCCAGCCTGCGGCGCGAGGACTGGGACGGCGCGGACGCGGACGCCCTGTTGATGAACCGCCGCCACCCGGTGCCGCTCTTGCCGCAGATCCGCCACCACCTCATCGCGGGCACGGTGAGCGCCGATCCGCGCCTCTCGCTGCTCTTCGGCGACGCGCTGGTCGCGGTGGCGAGCGCGACGGGCAGGGCGAAGCCGAAGCACCGCTGCTCCCCCTTCCCGCAGGAGCACGTGCGGATCATGGCGGGAATGGATCACATGCGCATCGCGAGGGCCCCGGAGGTCTACGCGCAGATTCGCGCTTGGTGCGAGGAGGCAGGATGA